The Methylovirgula sp. 4M-Z18 sequence GAGCGTGGGTTGACGTGAACGGCGCCAGCCAGCTCCTTTTTGGCACTCACGTCCTCTTTCAAGGCCTGCCAGGCCTTCTGTGGCCGCTTACCTTCTTCGAAGCCTTTGTTGATCTGGTGGACGGCCTGCTTGTCGCGCTTCACAGTGATGCCACGCGCGGAACGTGGCGAGGCTGCAGCTTCGATACCCCGTTCGTTCAATTTCTCGGCGAAGCGCTCACGCCACATCTGCAAATCGGCCTTCCGCGGATTGAGCCGGCGGCCCTCGATGTCGCGTGCCTTGACGACGATATGGGCGTGCGGCCGGTTATGCTCGTCATGAATGGCGAACACATATGGGTTCTTCGGAAAAGTCTCCTGAGCGAAGGCCCGCGCCGCATCCTCCAAGCTCGCTCTGTCCGTGCCATGCGGCATGGACAGCATCACGTTGAAGGCTTCACGATACCGGCTCTCGGCCGGCACCGGCCAATCACCCTGGCTCCACGCGCGAAGCGTCTCTTTGCGAGTGACGCGATTTCCGTCCTGATCCTCAAGCTCAAGCAAACCATTGCGCGAGATGTAACTAAGGTGCGGATCGATTCGGCTCAGGCCGGTCCCGCCCCCGGTGATCTTGACCATGACCTGCGGCGCTCTGCGAGCAAGCGATTTTAACTCAGCGCGCGGATTTCGACGCGGCGCCTTGGGCGTTGACGCCCGGTAAGCCGGACGGGATGCCACGCGGGGCTTCGCCTTCCGGCCCCTGCGCGAACGGTAATACAGCCGATCGCCCCAGTTTTTGAGCATCCCGTCTATGGTGGTTGCCGAATAGGTGTGATCGCTCATCCCTCAACCCTCCTGAGCGGGAACCGGACCGAATAGCCAGACAAGATCCGCGCAAATTGATCCTTGAGTTCTGCGAGATCGCGCAGGTTGCTTTTGTGAGTAGCGAGGACGGCCTGCATCTCGCCGGCGGAAATGACCTTCGT is a genomic window containing:
- a CDS encoding relaxase/mobilization nuclease domain-containing protein, whose amino-acid sequence is MSDHTYSATTIDGMLKNWGDRLYYRSRRGRKAKPRVASRPAYRASTPKAPRRNPRAELKSLARRAPQVMVKITGGGTGLSRIDPHLSYISRNGLLELEDQDGNRVTRKETLRAWSQGDWPVPAESRYREAFNVMLSMPHGTDRASLEDAARAFAQETFPKNPYVFAIHDEHNRPHAHIVVKARDIEGRRLNPRKADLQMWRERFAEKLNERGIEAAASPRSARGITVKRDKQAVHQINKGFEEGKRPQKAWQALKEDVSAKKELAGAVHVNPRSTAIVERRQEVLDSYRSLSEALARSESPSDRDLGAELVDFAAALPPIVTRHERRVAELSAQRSAIARGHDAHEAQRGHER